From a region of the Ostrinia nubilalis chromosome 18, ilOstNubi1.1, whole genome shotgun sequence genome:
- the LOC135080701 gene encoding dynein axonemal assembly factor 10: MENQDTPQIITHIEHNLDHSLFDCKWIPCSAKFVVIGSLPKGSGTIEIFEITSGEARKIKEIERPNAFKCGTFGASSDVERRLATGDFKGTMEIWDLERSTQVYITKEHTDIINSIDGMGGNTVSCGAPEIVTGSRDGTVKIWDPRQRGKPVANMQPAQGETKRDCWAVGFGNSFNDSERIVVAGYDNGDLKMFDLRTMSLRWECNLKNGVCFAEFDRKDIPMNKLVATTLEGKFHVFDVRTQNPAKGFAQVMDNTTKSGTIWVARHLPQNRDIFITCAGNGQVTLWKYEYPEQRYRTDEKGAAVGVPGKLRRLQRMVVSTQPINSLEWNRDHQGLAVATAYDQYVRVLVTTKLNLQ, from the exons ATGGAAAATCAAGATACACCTCAAATAATTACTCATATTGAACATAATCTGGATCATTCTTTATTCGACTGCAAGTGGATACCATGTTCTGCAAAGTTTGTTGTGATAGGGTCCTTGCCGAAAGGCTCAGGGACTatagaaatatttgaaattactTCTGGAGAAGCGCGGAAAATAAAGGAGATTGAGAGACCCAACGCCTTCAAGTGTGGCACATTTGGCGCCAGCAGTGATGTGGAAAGACGATTGGCTACAGGAGACTTCAAAGGGACCATGGAAATATG ggATTTAGAAAGGAGCACCCAAGTGTACATAACAAAAGAACATACAGACATAATAAACTCCATAGATGGAATGGGCGGTAACACTGTCAGTTGTGGAGCCCCTGAAATTGTCACCGGAAGCAGAGAtg GGACTGTTAAAATTTGGGATCCTCGTCAAAGAGGAAAACCAGTAGCGAACATGCAACCAGCTCAAGGAGAAACCAAAAGAGACTGTTGGGCTGTAGGCTTCGGCAACTCGTTCAATGATTCTGAACGAATAGTCGTCGCTGGCTATGATAATGGAGATTTGAAAATGTTTGACCTTCGCACAATGTCTCTCAGATGGGAGTGTAACCTCAAGAATGGG gtaTGTTTCGCTGAATTCGACCGTAAAGACATTCCAATGAACAAGCTTGTTGCAACTACTTTAGAAGGAAAGTTCCATGTATTTGATGTAAGGACCCAAAACCCAGCTAAAGGTTTTGCTCAg GTCATGGATAATACCACCAAAAGTGGGACTATCTGGGTGGCGCGACACCTCCCGCAGAACCGCGACATATTTATAACTTGCGCAGGCAATGGACAAGTTACTCTTtggaaata CGAATACCCCGAGCAGCGCTACCGGACCGACGAAAAGGGCGCGGCCGTCGGCGTCCCCGGCAAGCTGCGTCGTCTCCAACGCATGGTGGTCAGCACACAGCCCATCAACTCGCTGGAGTGGAACCGCGACCACCAGGGTCTAGCCGTGGCTACTGCCTACGACCAGTACGTTAGGGTTTTAGTTACCACCAAGCTCAACTTACAGTGA